From Pseudomonas vanderleydeniana, the proteins below share one genomic window:
- a CDS encoding nucleotidyltransferase family protein, with amino-acid sequence MTEAITAIILAAGRGSRFRQAAGADQDKLLALCRGRDGVERPVLEQVLCSLPERLGQRVLVTTADRPEVIRLGRAQGCQVLLLPSTGMGDSIAAGVNAAAGAAGWLMVLGDMPFILPGTFEQVLARMTGERICVPVMAGEYGHPVGFGREFGAGLRALSGDRGAKALFADGRVDPVPVEDRGILWDVDLPAALVFDPEEG; translated from the coding sequence GTGACTGAAGCCATTACCGCGATCATCCTGGCGGCCGGGCGCGGCAGTCGTTTTCGACAGGCGGCCGGAGCTGACCAGGACAAGTTGCTGGCCCTGTGCCGGGGACGGGACGGGGTGGAGCGTCCTGTGCTGGAGCAGGTGCTATGCAGCCTGCCTGAGCGCTTGGGGCAGCGGGTGCTGGTGACCACGGCGGATCGACCCGAGGTGATTCGCCTTGGGCGTGCCCAGGGTTGCCAGGTGTTGTTGCTGCCCTCCACGGGCATGGGCGACAGCATTGCCGCCGGGGTCAATGCTGCGGCAGGCGCCGCAGGCTGGTTGATGGTGTTGGGTGATATGCCGTTCATCCTGCCAGGGACCTTCGAACAGGTGCTGGCGCGAATGACCGGGGAGCGCATCTGCGTACCGGTGATGGCTGGCGAGTATGGCCATCCCGTGGGCTTTGGCCGCGAGTTCGGTGCGGGCTTGAGGGCGTTGTCCGGCGATCGCGGGGCCAAGGCGCTGTTTGCCGACGGGCGGGTCGATCCGGTACCGGTGGAGGATCGGGGGATTCTCTGGGATGTCGACTTGCCGGCAGCCCTGGTGTTTGATCCTGAAGAGGGGTAA
- the murB gene encoding UDP-N-acetylmuramate dehydrogenase: MSLQLQADVSLKPYNSFGVDVRAQWFAEAHGDEDVREALAFAAARQLPLLVIGGGSNLLLTGDIQALVLRMGSRGIRLLSDDGQRVVIEAEAGEPWHPFVLSTLAEGWFGLENLSLIPGTVGAAPMQNIGAYGVEIKDVFAGLTALDRQTGALRDFSLEECQFGYRDSLFKHAQGRWLILRVRFALSRAQQLHLDYGPVAERLKQLGVSEPGASDVSRAICSIRSEKLPDPAVLGNAGSFFKNPLVSAAHAAELKQAHPGLVGYPQADGQVKLAAGWLIETAGWKGFRDGDAGVHRLQSLVLVNHGAATGGQLLALARRIQADIAERFSVELEMEPNLY; the protein is encoded by the coding sequence ATGAGTCTGCAACTGCAAGCCGATGTGTCCCTCAAGCCCTACAACAGCTTCGGCGTCGATGTCCGCGCGCAGTGGTTCGCCGAGGCCCATGGCGATGAGGACGTGCGCGAAGCCCTGGCGTTCGCGGCCGCGCGACAACTGCCACTGCTGGTGATCGGCGGGGGCAGCAACCTGCTGCTGACCGGCGATATCCAGGCACTGGTGTTGCGCATGGGCAGCCGTGGCATTCGCCTGCTCAGCGATGACGGCCAGCGCGTGGTCATCGAGGCGGAGGCGGGCGAGCCCTGGCATCCGTTCGTGCTGTCGACCCTGGCCGAAGGCTGGTTCGGCCTGGAAAACCTCAGCCTGATCCCCGGGACAGTGGGCGCCGCACCGATGCAGAACATCGGAGCCTACGGTGTCGAGATCAAGGACGTGTTCGCCGGCCTCACCGCCCTCGACCGGCAGACCGGCGCGCTGCGTGACTTCTCCCTGGAAGAGTGCCAGTTCGGTTATCGCGACAGCCTGTTCAAGCATGCCCAGGGGCGCTGGTTGATCCTGCGGGTGCGCTTTGCCTTGAGCCGCGCCCAGCAGTTGCACCTGGACTACGGTCCGGTCGCCGAGCGTCTGAAGCAACTGGGCGTCAGCGAACCGGGGGCGAGCGATGTCAGCCGGGCCATCTGCAGCATTCGCAGCGAGAAGCTGCCGGATCCGGCGGTGCTCGGCAATGCCGGTAGCTTCTTCAAGAACCCGCTGGTCTCGGCCGCTCACGCCGCCGAGCTGAAGCAGGCCCATCCCGGCCTGGTCGGTTATCCACAGGCCGACGGGCAGGTGAAGCTGGCGGCGGGGTGGTTGATCGAGACGGCGGGCTGGAAAGGCTTCCGGGACGGCGATGCCGGCGTGCACCGCCTGCAGTCGCTGGTACTGGTCAACCATGGCGCGGCGACCGGTGGGCAACTGCTCGCCCTGGCCCGGCGAATCCAGGCCGATATCGCCGAGCGTTTCTCGGTCGAGCTGGAAATGGAACCGAATCTCTACTGA
- a CDS encoding low molecular weight protein-tyrosine-phosphatase, whose product MRVLFVCLGNICRSPTAEGVLRHKLREAGLAELIEVDSAGTGAWHVGKAPDSRSQRAARLRGYDLSAQRARQVSSADFNRFDLILAMDQSNLRNLKLLQPAQGKAELDLFLRRYDSAVDEVPDPYYDEEHGFEQVLDLIEQASDRLVDELRGRL is encoded by the coding sequence ATGCGGGTCCTGTTTGTCTGCCTGGGCAATATCTGCCGTTCGCCCACGGCTGAAGGCGTATTGCGTCACAAGTTGCGCGAGGCCGGCCTGGCCGAGCTGATCGAGGTCGACTCGGCCGGGACCGGCGCCTGGCATGTCGGCAAGGCGCCGGACAGCCGCAGCCAGCGCGCGGCGCGGTTGCGTGGCTATGACCTGTCGGCGCAGCGCGCCCGGCAGGTCAGTAGCGCGGACTTCAATCGTTTCGACCTCATCCTGGCCATGGACCAGAGCAACCTGCGCAACCTCAAGTTGCTGCAGCCGGCCCAGGGCAAGGCTGAGCTGGACCTGTTCCTGCGCCGTTACGACAGTGCGGTGGACGAGGTGCCGGATCCTTATTACGACGAAGAACACGGCTTCGAGCAGGTGCTGGACCTGATCGAACAGGCCAGCGATCGCCTGGTCGATGAACTCCGGGGGCGCCTATGA
- the kdsB gene encoding 3-deoxy-manno-octulosonate cytidylyltransferase, whose protein sequence is MSTPFIVVIPARFSSTRLPAKPLQLIAGKPMIQHTWEQACKSSAQRVVVATDDPRIVEACQAFGAEVLLTREDHESGTDRLAEVASLLGLESEAIVVNVQGDEPLIPPVVIDQVAANLAAHTEARMATLAEPIEEVDALFNPNVVKVVSDVNGLALTFSRATLPWARDDFAQDREHLPQGVPFRRHIGIYAYRAGFLHDFVSWGPCWLETTERLEQLRALWHGVRIHVADALEAPPTGVDTPQDLERVRRLLEA, encoded by the coding sequence ATGAGTACCCCGTTCATCGTCGTGATCCCGGCGCGGTTTTCCTCCACGCGCCTGCCGGCCAAGCCGCTGCAACTGATCGCCGGCAAGCCGATGATCCAGCACACCTGGGAACAGGCGTGCAAAAGCAGCGCGCAACGGGTGGTGGTGGCCACTGACGATCCGCGGATCGTCGAAGCCTGCCAGGCCTTTGGGGCTGAAGTGCTGCTGACCCGTGAAGACCACGAGTCCGGCACCGACCGCCTGGCCGAAGTCGCCAGTCTGCTGGGGCTGGAGTCGGAAGCGATCGTGGTCAACGTCCAGGGTGACGAGCCCTTGATCCCGCCGGTGGTGATCGACCAGGTCGCAGCCAACCTGGCGGCGCACACCGAGGCACGCATGGCCACCCTGGCCGAGCCGATCGAAGAGGTCGACGCGCTGTTCAACCCGAACGTGGTCAAGGTCGTCAGCGACGTCAACGGCCTGGCCCTGACCTTCAGCCGGGCCACCTTGCCCTGGGCCCGCGATGATTTCGCCCAGGATCGCGAGCACCTGCCGCAAGGCGTGCCGTTCCGTCGGCATATCGGCATCTATGCCTACCGTGCCGGCTTCCTGCATGACTTCGTCAGCTGGGGCCCGTGCTGGCTGGAGACCACCGAGCGCCTGGAGCAGTTGCGGGCCCTGTGGCATGGCGTGCGAATCCATGTGGCTGACGCCCTGGAGGCACCACCCACCGGTGTCGACACGCCGCAAGACCTAGAACGCGTTCGCCGTTTGCTGGAGGCCTGA
- a CDS encoding Trm112 family protein — translation MDTKLLDILACPICKGPLKLSADKTELISKGAGLAFPIRDGIPVMLESEARTLSADERLDK, via the coding sequence ATGGACACCAAACTGCTCGATATCCTCGCTTGCCCGATCTGCAAGGGGCCGCTCAAGCTCAGCGCCGACAAGACCGAGCTGATCAGCAAGGGCGCCGGCCTGGCTTTCCCGATCCGCGATGGCATTCCGGTCATGCTGGAAAGCGAGGCGCGTACCCTGAGCGCCGATGAGCGCCTGGACAAATGA
- the lpxK gene encoding tetraacyldisaccharide 4'-kinase — protein MALSDRLLRAWYDGHPALALLRPLEWLYRRVVAGKRARFVAGEGDIYQPPVPLIVVGNITVGGTGKTPMILWLVEHCRRRGLRVGVVSRGYGAKPPSLPWRVRADQEAAVAGDEPLLIVQRNAVPLMIDPDRSRAVRALLAEEKLDLILSDDGMQHYRLARDLELVLIDAARGLGNGRCLPAGPLREPLERLQSVDALMYNGAHADRDGGFAFRLQPTALVNLRSGERRPLDHFPAGQALHAVAGIGNPQRFFNTLETLHWQPVPHAFADHAEYSAQALSFTPSLPLVMTEKDAVKCRAFAPDDWWYLAVDALPSEAFVAWFDTQLLRLLPDRLLP, from the coding sequence ATGGCACTCTCGGACCGCTTGTTGCGCGCCTGGTACGACGGCCACCCGGCCCTGGCCCTGCTGCGCCCGCTGGAATGGCTGTACCGCCGCGTGGTGGCGGGCAAGCGTGCTCGTTTCGTGGCCGGTGAAGGTGACATCTACCAGCCGCCGGTGCCCTTGATCGTGGTGGGCAACATCACCGTGGGCGGCACGGGCAAGACCCCGATGATTCTCTGGCTGGTCGAGCATTGCCGGCGCCGGGGCCTGCGTGTCGGCGTGGTCAGCCGCGGCTACGGCGCCAAGCCGCCAAGCCTGCCGTGGCGGGTGCGTGCCGACCAGGAGGCCGCAGTGGCCGGCGATGAGCCGTTGCTGATCGTCCAGCGCAATGCCGTGCCGCTGATGATCGACCCGGACCGCAGTCGCGCGGTCCGCGCCCTGTTGGCCGAGGAAAAGCTCGACCTGATCCTCTCCGATGACGGCATGCAGCATTACCGCCTGGCCCGTGACCTGGAGCTGGTGCTGATCGACGCCGCCCGCGGCCTGGGCAATGGCCGGTGCCTGCCTGCCGGGCCCCTGCGCGAGCCGCTGGAGCGCCTGCAGAGTGTCGACGCGCTGATGTACAACGGTGCCCACGCCGACCGCGACGGCGGTTTCGCCTTTCGCCTGCAGCCGACCGCACTGGTCAACCTGCGCAGTGGCGAGCGCAGGCCGCTCGACCATTTCCCGGCCGGGCAGGCACTGCATGCGGTGGCCGGTATCGGCAACCCGCAACGTTTCTTCAATACCCTCGAAACGCTACACTGGCAGCCTGTGCCCCACGCCTTTGCCGACCATGCCGAATACAGCGCGCAGGCCTTGAGTTTCACGCCGTCGCTGCCGTTGGTCATGACCGAGAAGGACGCGGTGAAATGCCGGGCGTTCGCCCCTGACGACTGGTGGTACCTGGCGGTCGATGCGCTGCCTTCCGAGGCATTCGTCGCCTGGTTCGACACGCAACTGCTGCGCCTGCTGCCTGATCGTCTCTTGCCCTAA
- a CDS encoding ExbD/TolR family protein — MKFRRKPRETIDINLASLIDVVFVLLLFFVVTTTFTRETQLRVDLPQAVSGSPAEDQLVKQLDIAISADGVFSVNNQILPKNDLATLMEALQKESNGDTNMPLSISADGKTQHQAVITAMDAAGKLGFSHLRMTTVEAAPAP; from the coding sequence GTGAAATTCCGCCGCAAGCCTCGGGAAACCATCGATATCAACCTCGCGTCGCTGATCGACGTGGTCTTCGTCCTGCTGCTGTTTTTCGTGGTCACCACCACGTTCACCCGTGAAACCCAGCTGCGGGTCGACCTGCCGCAGGCCGTCAGTGGCTCGCCGGCCGAAGACCAGTTGGTCAAGCAGCTGGACATCGCCATCAGCGCCGATGGGGTGTTCTCGGTGAACAACCAGATCCTGCCGAAGAATGACCTGGCGACCCTGATGGAAGCGCTGCAGAAGGAGTCCAACGGTGACACCAACATGCCGCTGTCGATCAGTGCCGACGGCAAGACCCAGCACCAGGCCGTGATCACCGCCATGGACGCGGCCGGCAAGCTCGGCTTCAGCCACTTGCGCATGACCACCGTCGAGGCGGCGCCGGCCCCCTGA
- a CDS encoding MotA/TolQ/ExbB proton channel family protein, with amino-acid sequence MWELVKSGGWMMLPIILSSIAAVGIIAERLWTLRASRVTPEHLLGQVWVWIRDKQLDKEKLKQLRADSPLGEILAAGLANSKHGREIMKECIEEAAARVIHELERYINALGTIAAMSPLLGLLGTVLGMIDIFSSFMGAGMTTNAAVLAGGISKALITTASGLIVGIPAVFFHRFLQRRIDELVVGMEQQAIKLVEVVQGDRDVEMPEGKA; translated from the coding sequence GTGTGGGAATTGGTCAAATCCGGCGGCTGGATGATGTTGCCGATCATTCTGAGTTCCATCGCGGCCGTGGGTATCATTGCCGAGCGCCTGTGGACCCTGCGCGCCAGCCGCGTGACCCCGGAGCATCTGCTGGGACAGGTCTGGGTGTGGATTCGCGACAAGCAGCTGGACAAGGAAAAACTCAAGCAACTGCGCGCCGACTCGCCGCTGGGTGAGATTCTCGCTGCGGGCCTGGCGAACTCCAAGCACGGTCGCGAGATCATGAAGGAGTGCATCGAGGAAGCCGCCGCCCGGGTGATCCATGAACTGGAGCGCTACATCAACGCCCTCGGTACCATCGCCGCCATGTCGCCGCTGCTCGGCCTGCTCGGGACGGTGCTGGGCATGATCGACATCTTCAGCTCGTTCATGGGGGCGGGCATGACCACCAACGCGGCGGTCCTCGCCGGCGGTATTTCCAAGGCGCTGATCACTACCGCCTCGGGCCTGATCGTCGGTATTCCCGCCGTGTTCTTCCACCGCTTCCTGCAGCGCCGGATCGATGAGCTGGTGGTTGGCATGGAGCAGCAGGCGATCAAGCTGGTCGAAGTGGTACAGGGCGACCGTGACGTGGAAATGCCCGAGGGCAAAGCGTGA
- a CDS encoding DNA internalization-related competence protein ComEC/Rec2, producing the protein MRTGMLALAAGLLCLRALPQLPPLGWLPLLALAGLVLLAFRRYAVALFLLGFSWACLQAHWALADRLAPELDGQTLWLEGQVVGLPENGGAVQRFLLEEVTSRRAVLPRRMRLAWYAGPVVSSGERWRLAVKLKSPSGLLNPHGFDREAWLLAQRIGATGTIKDGQRLAAAAGSWRDGIRQRMLQVDARGQSATLVALVLGDGSGLSTETWQLLQDTGTVHLLVISGQHIGLFAALVYALVAGAARYGLWPRRLPWVPWACALAFAAALGYGLLAGFGIPVQRACAMIGLVLLWRLRYRHLGVGWPLLLALDLVLVVEPLASLRPGFWLSFAAVTVLIFCFAGRLGAWSPWQTWTRAQWTIALGLVPLLLALGLPISLSGPWVNLVAVPWISLAVLPLALLGTLALPLPWIGESLLWLAGGLLEILFQGLDLVATQLPAWLPDTLPPWAWGLGSLGILLLLLPAGVPLRPLGWPLAALVVLSPPSRVPEGHAEVWQLDVGQGLAILVRTRHHSLLYDAGPRFGEFDLGQRVVLPSLRKLGVRQLDLMLLSHADADHAGGALAIRDGLPVSRVISGDARGLPKRLRAGDCSSGERWQWDGVSFELWQWPAAQDSNQRSCVLQVEARGERLLLTGDIDTRAEQAFLESLLAVGTDWLQAPHHGSRSSSSMSFLQRLAPRAVLISRGRGNSFGHPHPQVMARYQALGMAVHDSAEQGAVRLLLGAFGGAQSQREQRRFWR; encoded by the coding sequence ATGCGCACAGGGATGTTGGCGCTGGCGGCGGGCCTGCTGTGCCTGCGCGCTCTGCCGCAGTTGCCGCCGCTGGGTTGGTTGCCGTTGCTGGCGCTGGCCGGCCTGGTGTTGTTGGCGTTTCGCCGTTATGCCGTCGCGCTGTTCCTGCTCGGTTTCAGCTGGGCCTGCCTGCAGGCTCACTGGGCCCTGGCGGATCGCCTGGCGCCGGAGCTGGATGGCCAGACGCTGTGGCTGGAGGGGCAGGTGGTGGGGCTGCCGGAGAACGGTGGTGCGGTGCAGCGCTTCCTGCTGGAAGAGGTGACCTCGCGTCGCGCCGTGCTGCCCCGGCGGATGCGTCTGGCCTGGTACGCCGGCCCGGTGGTCAGCAGCGGCGAGCGCTGGCGGCTGGCGGTCAAGCTCAAGTCGCCGAGTGGCCTGCTCAATCCCCATGGTTTCGACCGTGAAGCCTGGCTGCTCGCCCAGCGAATCGGCGCTACCGGCACCATCAAGGATGGTCAACGATTGGCTGCGGCTGCGGGGTCCTGGCGTGATGGCATTCGCCAACGCATGCTCCAGGTCGATGCCCGGGGACAATCGGCTACCCTGGTGGCGCTGGTGCTGGGCGATGGCTCGGGCTTGTCGACCGAGACCTGGCAGCTCCTGCAGGACACTGGCACCGTGCATTTGCTGGTGATTTCCGGGCAGCATATCGGGCTGTTCGCCGCGCTGGTGTATGCCCTGGTGGCAGGGGCGGCGCGTTATGGCCTATGGCCGCGACGCCTGCCCTGGGTGCCCTGGGCCTGTGCCCTGGCCTTCGCCGCGGCCCTGGGGTACGGCTTGCTGGCGGGGTTCGGCATTCCGGTGCAGCGCGCCTGCGCGATGATCGGCCTGGTGCTGCTCTGGCGCCTGCGCTATCGCCATCTCGGCGTAGGCTGGCCTTTGCTGCTGGCGCTCGATCTGGTCCTGGTGGTCGAACCCCTGGCCAGCCTGCGGCCGGGGTTCTGGCTGTCCTTTGCCGCCGTGACGGTGCTGATTTTCTGTTTCGCCGGACGATTGGGGGCCTGGAGCCCCTGGCAAACCTGGACCCGCGCGCAATGGACCATCGCCCTCGGCCTGGTGCCGTTGCTGCTGGCGCTCGGCTTGCCCATCAGCCTCAGCGGGCCGTGGGTCAACCTGGTCGCGGTGCCCTGGATCAGCCTGGCCGTGTTGCCGTTGGCCCTGCTCGGCACCCTGGCCTTGCCGCTGCCCTGGATCGGCGAATCATTATTGTGGCTGGCCGGTGGCCTGCTGGAGATCCTTTTCCAGGGGCTGGACCTGGTAGCGACGCAGCTGCCGGCGTGGTTGCCCGACACCCTGCCACCCTGGGCCTGGGGACTCGGCAGCCTCGGTATCCTGCTGTTGTTGCTGCCGGCCGGGGTACCCCTGCGGCCGTTGGGCTGGCCCTTGGCGGCGCTGGTCGTGTTATCGCCGCCGTCCCGCGTGCCCGAGGGGCACGCCGAGGTCTGGCAGCTGGACGTCGGGCAGGGCCTGGCGATCCTGGTTCGTACCCGCCATCACAGCCTGCTGTATGACGCCGGGCCGCGTTTCGGCGAGTTCGACCTAGGCCAGAGGGTGGTCCTGCCATCGCTGCGCAAGCTGGGCGTGCGCCAGTTGGACCTGATGCTGCTCAGCCATGCCGATGCCGATCATGCCGGTGGAGCCCTGGCGATCCGCGATGGCTTGCCGGTGAGCCGGGTGATCAGTGGTGATGCCCGTGGGCTACCCAAACGGTTGCGCGCCGGAGACTGCTCCAGCGGCGAGCGCTGGCAGTGGGACGGGGTGAGCTTCGAACTCTGGCAATGGCCTGCGGCGCAGGACAGCAACCAGCGCTCCTGCGTGCTGCAGGTCGAGGCCCGGGGGGAGCGGCTGTTGCTGACCGGGGACATCGACACCCGGGCCGAGCAGGCCTTTCTCGAGAGTCTATTGGCCGTTGGCACCGACTGGCTGCAGGCCCCCCACCATGGCAGCCGCAGCTCCTCGTCGATGAGCTTTCTCCAGCGCCTGGCGCCGCGGGCCGTGCTGATCTCGCGCGGCCGTGGCAACAGCTTCGGGCATCCGCATCCCCAGGTGATGGCGCGTTACCAGGCGCTGGGCATGGCGGTGCACGACAGTGCCGAGCAGGGCGCCGTACGCCTGTTGCTCGGGGCTTTTGGCGGTGCGCAGTCACAGCGCGAGCAAAGACGCTTCTGGCGTTGA
- a CDS encoding DUF2062 domain-containing protein, whose amino-acid sequence MPRRLFKRYMPDPQSIREHKHLRFFGRLLHDPNLWHLNRHSVSRAMAIGLFAALMPIPLQMLLAACLAILLRGNMPIAVSLVWLTNPLTMPPIFYCTYKLGAWVMNVPSRSLPDELTWAWISDQLSTLWQPFLLGSVLLGLVMAALGYCLTMGYWRWWVARQWQRRREQRHTK is encoded by the coding sequence ATGCCGCGTCGCCTATTCAAACGCTACATGCCCGATCCGCAGAGCATCCGGGAACACAAGCACTTACGATTTTTCGGCAGGCTGCTCCACGATCCGAACCTCTGGCACCTCAATCGCCATTCGGTATCACGCGCCATGGCGATCGGCCTGTTCGCCGCGCTGATGCCGATCCCGTTGCAGATGCTGCTGGCGGCGTGCCTGGCAATCCTGCTGCGCGGCAACATGCCGATTGCCGTCAGCCTGGTATGGCTGACCAATCCGCTGACCATGCCGCCGATCTTCTACTGCACCTACAAGCTGGGGGCCTGGGTCATGAACGTGCCGTCACGCAGCCTGCCGGACGAACTGACCTGGGCCTGGATCAGCGACCAGCTGTCCACGCTGTGGCAGCCGTTCCTGCTGGGCTCGGTGCTGTTGGGACTGGTGATGGCGGCCCTGGGTTACTGCCTGACCATGGGCTATTGGCGCTGGTGGGTGGCCCGGCAGTGGCAGCGGCGCCGGGAACAGCGCCACACCAAATGA
- a CDS encoding ABC transporter permease has product MSSELQANLVALNTIVYREIRRFMRIWPQTLLPPAITMVLYFVIFGNLIGRQIGDMGGFTYMEYIVPGLIMMSVITNSYGNVVSSFFGSKFQRSIEELMVSPVSPHTILVGYTLGGVLRGLMVGIIVTLLSLFFTHLQVHHLGVTLLVVVLTATIFSLLGFINAVFARNFDDISIIPTFVLTPLTYLGGVFYSITLLPPFWQTVSLANPVLHMVNAFRYGILGVSDIRISVAIAFMLLATLVLYFGCARLLVSGRGMRQ; this is encoded by the coding sequence ATGAGTTCGGAGCTGCAAGCCAACCTGGTCGCCCTCAACACCATCGTCTACCGGGAAATCCGGCGCTTCATGCGGATCTGGCCGCAGACCCTGCTGCCGCCAGCCATCACCATGGTCCTGTACTTCGTGATCTTCGGGAACCTGATCGGTCGGCAGATCGGTGACATGGGTGGTTTCACCTACATGGAGTACATCGTGCCGGGCCTGATCATGATGTCGGTGATCACCAACTCCTACGGCAACGTGGTCTCGAGCTTCTTCGGCAGCAAGTTCCAGCGTTCGATCGAGGAGCTGATGGTCTCGCCGGTGTCGCCGCATACCATCCTGGTTGGCTACACCCTGGGTGGCGTGCTGCGCGGCCTGATGGTGGGGATCATCGTGACCCTGCTGTCGCTGTTCTTCACCCACCTGCAGGTCCATCACCTGGGCGTGACCCTGCTGGTGGTGGTGCTGACGGCGACGATCTTCTCGCTGCTGGGGTTCATCAACGCCGTGTTCGCGCGCAACTTCGACGATATCTCGATCATCCCGACGTTCGTGCTGACGCCGCTGACCTACCTGGGCGGGGTGTTCTACTCGATCACGCTGCTGCCACCGTTCTGGCAGACCGTCTCGCTGGCCAACCCGGTGCTGCATATGGTCAACGCCTTCCGCTACGGCATTCTCGGCGTATCGGATATCCGTATCAGCGTGGCGATCGCCTTCATGCTGTTGGCGACCTTGGTGCTGTATTTCGGTTGTGCACGACTGCTGGTCAGCGGGCGCGGCATGCGCCAGTAA
- a CDS encoding ABC transporter ATP-binding protein: MSSALSIRQLTKTYGNGFQALSGIDLDVAEGDFFALLGPNGAGKSTTIGILSTLVNKTSGTVNVFGHDLDRQPAALKRSIGVVPQEFNFNQFEKTFDIVVTQAGYYGIPAKVAKERAEQYLTQLGLWDKRDVPSRSLSGGMKRRLMIARALVHEPRLLILDEPTAGVDIELRRSMWTFLTELNEKGITIILTTHYLEEAEQLCRNIGIIDHGTIVQNTSMRQLLSQLHVETFLLDLKHAQTVAPNLIGYPSKLLDSNTLEVQVDKSVGITALFGQLATQQIEVLSLRNKTNRLEELFVSLVEKNLSKVAV, encoded by the coding sequence ATGAGTTCCGCTCTGTCCATCCGGCAGCTAACCAAAACCTACGGCAACGGTTTCCAGGCCCTGAGTGGTATCGATCTGGATGTCGCCGAAGGTGACTTCTTCGCCTTGCTCGGCCCCAATGGGGCCGGCAAGTCCACCACCATCGGCATTCTCTCGACCCTGGTGAACAAGACCAGCGGCACGGTGAATGTCTTCGGCCACGACCTGGACCGGCAACCCGCCGCACTCAAGCGCAGCATCGGCGTGGTGCCGCAGGAGTTCAACTTCAACCAGTTCGAGAAGACCTTCGACATCGTCGTGACCCAGGCCGGCTATTACGGCATCCCGGCGAAAGTCGCCAAGGAGCGCGCCGAGCAGTACCTGACCCAGCTGGGCCTGTGGGACAAGCGCGACGTGCCGTCACGCTCGTTGTCCGGCGGCATGAAGCGTCGGTTGATGATCGCCCGGGCGCTGGTGCATGAGCCGCGCCTGCTGATCCTCGACGAGCCGACCGCCGGGGTGGACATCGAACTGCGTCGCTCGATGTGGACCTTTCTCACCGAGCTGAACGAGAAGGGCATCACCATCATCCTCACCACCCATTACCTGGAAGAGGCCGAGCAGCTGTGCCGCAACATCGGCATCATCGACCACGGCACCATCGTCCAGAACACCAGCATGCGGCAGTTGCTCAGCCAACTGCATGTCGAGACCTTCCTGCTCGACCTCAAGCATGCGCAAACGGTCGCGCCGAACCTGATCGGCTATCCGAGCAAGCTGCTCGACAGCAACACCCTGGAAGTGCAGGTGGACAAGTCCGTGGGCATCACGGCGCTGTTCGGCCAGTTGGCCACGCAGCAGATCGAAGTCCTCAGCCTGCGTAACAAAACCAATCGCCTCGAGGAGCTGTTCGTGTCCCTGGTGGAAAAGAATCTGTCGAAGGTGGCGGTATGA
- a CDS encoding glutathione S-transferase: MLKIWGRKNSSNVRKALWIAEELGLSYESIDAGGAFGVVNTPQYREKNPNGLVPMIEDGDFVLWESNTIVRYLGGKHAPGSAWSPSDLQARARAEKWMDWTTSSFAAPFRVVFWGVLRTPAEQQDWTAIHAGLKTCGELLGMAERTLAEQPYLSGQEIGMGDIPLGSFIYAWFEMPIERPALPHLSAWYERLKQRPAYQRAVMTALT, translated from the coding sequence ATGCTGAAGATCTGGGGTCGCAAGAATTCGTCGAATGTCAGAAAGGCGCTGTGGATTGCCGAGGAACTGGGGCTCTCCTACGAGTCCATCGATGCCGGTGGTGCCTTCGGGGTCGTGAACACGCCGCAGTACCGAGAGAAGAATCCCAACGGCCTGGTCCCGATGATCGAGGATGGCGACTTCGTCCTGTGGGAATCCAACACCATCGTCCGCTATCTGGGGGGCAAGCATGCGCCGGGCTCCGCCTGGTCGCCGAGCGACCTGCAGGCCCGGGCCCGTGCCGAGAAATGGATGGACTGGACCACGTCGTCGTTCGCCGCACCGTTTCGCGTGGTGTTCTGGGGCGTGCTGCGCACACCGGCCGAGCAACAGGACTGGACGGCCATCCATGCCGGCTTGAAAACCTGTGGCGAGTTGCTGGGCATGGCCGAGCGGACGCTGGCTGAACAACCCTACCTGTCCGGTCAGGAAATCGGCATGGGCGACATTCCCCTGGGCAGCTTCATCTACGCCTGGTTCGAAATGCCCATCGAGCGACCAGCGCTGCCCCATCTGAGTGCCTGGTACGAGCGCCTGAAACAGCGGCCGGCCTACCAGCGTGCGGTGATGACCGCGTTGACCTGA